One Defluviimonas sp. SAOS-178_SWC DNA window includes the following coding sequences:
- the gluQRS gene encoding tRNA glutamyl-Q(34) synthetase GluQRS has protein sequence MRTRFAPSPTGPLHLGHAYSAILAHDMARRAGGEFLLRMEDTDLGRSKPEWEALIREDLSWLGLRWDGPVHRQSGHIPDYNSRLETLADSGLLYPCSCSRADIRNAASAPQEGVAHQIYPGTCRHRPMSDRKPGDALRLNLGRAFDQIDPDALVFTETGECHRGQHRISRAKVVSEIGDVVLSRKGENIVAYFLASAFDDADQRISHVIRGEDLFGFTPVQVILQHLFGLPTPIYHHHRLIRDAAGKRLAKRDDARAISKYRAEGASPADIRRMVGLA, from the coding sequence ATGCGCACCCGCTTCGCGCCCTCGCCGACCGGCCCGCTTCATCTCGGCCATGCCTATTCCGCGATCCTCGCCCATGACATGGCCCGACGCGCCGGCGGCGAATTCCTCCTGCGGATGGAAGATACCGACCTCGGACGCAGCAAGCCGGAATGGGAAGCCCTGATCCGCGAAGACCTGTCCTGGCTCGGCCTGAGATGGGACGGTCCCGTCCACCGGCAGTCCGGGCACATCCCCGACTACAATTCCCGGCTGGAGACGCTCGCCGACAGCGGCCTTCTCTACCCCTGCTCCTGCAGCCGCGCCGATATCCGCAATGCGGCCTCCGCACCGCAGGAAGGCGTTGCGCACCAAATCTATCCCGGCACCTGCCGCCACCGACCGATGTCGGACCGCAAGCCCGGCGACGCGCTGCGCCTCAATCTCGGCCGCGCATTCGACCAAATCGACCCGGACGCCCTCGTCTTCACCGAAACCGGAGAATGCCATCGGGGCCAGCACCGCATCAGCCGTGCGAAGGTCGTCTCGGAGATCGGCGATGTGGTCCTGTCCCGGAAGGGGGAGAACATCGTGGCCTATTTCCTCGCCTCGGCCTTCGACGATGCCGACCAGCGTATCAGCCACGTGATCCGGGGCGAGGATCTCTTCGGCTTCACGCCCGTCCAGGTCATCCTCCAGCACCTCTTCGGCCTGCCGACGCCAATCTACCACCATCACCGCCTGATCCGCGACGCGGCAGGCAAGCGGCTCGCCAAGCGCGACGATGCCCGCGCCATTTCGAAGTACCGGGCCGAAGGCGCGAGTCCGGCGGATATCCGCCGCATGGTCGGCCTGGCCTGA
- a CDS encoding DUF1153 domain-containing protein: MFLKKIDGPRAITLPDGTIMTRADLPPAETRRWVASRKARVVRAVAYGLLPLREALERYALSEEEFEIWRDAVEKHGEKALKVTAIQKYRQL, encoded by the coding sequence ATGTTCCTGAAGAAAATCGACGGGCCGAGGGCCATTACGCTTCCCGACGGAACGATCATGACGCGGGCCGACCTGCCGCCGGCCGAGACGCGCCGCTGGGTGGCGAGCCGCAAGGCGCGGGTTGTCAGGGCAGTGGCCTACGGCCTTCTGCCGCTGAGGGAGGCGCTCGAGCGTTACGCGCTCAGCGAGGAGGAGTTCGAGATCTGGCGCGATGCCGTCGAAAAGCACGGCGAAAAGGCCTTGAAAGTGACGGCGATCCAGAAATATCGTCAACTTTAG
- the trmFO gene encoding methylenetetrahydrofolate--tRNA-(uracil(54)-C(5))-methyltransferase (FADH(2)-oxidizing) TrmFO, whose translation MRDRLHIVGGGMAGSEAAWQAATMGVPVTIHEMRPKVGTFAHRTGHLAEMVCSNSFRSDDDERNAVGLLHWEMRAADGLIMTAADRHRLPAGGALAVDRDPFAESITETLRSHPLIEVSGDEVTALPRDGHWIIATGPLTSGALAEAIRAETGAEALAFFDAIAPIVYAESVDMSVAWMQSRYDKGETEDERTAYMNCPMTRDEYEAFIDALLAADKTEFHEGETAGYFDGCLPIEVMAERGRETLRFGPMKPVGLTNAHRPEVKPYAVVQLRRDNALGTLYNIVGFQTKMKYGAQTDVFKRIPGLEDASFARLGGIHRNTFINSPTLLDSRMRLKSRPHVRFAGQITGVEGYVESAAMGLLAGRMAAAEILGRDLPPPGPETAMGALITHITGGADAKTFQPMNVNFGLFPPIDAKGGRRGRKDRYKAYTDRAKTVFSEWLAAQG comes from the coding sequence ATGCGTGACAGACTCCACATCGTCGGTGGCGGCATGGCCGGATCGGAGGCCGCCTGGCAGGCGGCCACAATGGGGGTTCCCGTCACCATCCACGAGATGCGGCCGAAGGTCGGCACCTTCGCGCACCGCACCGGCCATCTGGCCGAGATGGTCTGTTCCAACTCGTTCCGCTCCGATGACGACGAACGCAATGCGGTGGGCCTCCTCCATTGGGAGATGCGCGCGGCAGACGGCCTGATCATGACCGCGGCCGACCGCCACCGCCTGCCCGCCGGCGGCGCGCTCGCGGTGGACCGCGATCCCTTCGCCGAAAGCATCACCGAAACACTGCGCTCCCATCCGCTGATCGAGGTCAGCGGTGACGAAGTGACGGCGCTGCCACGGGACGGGCACTGGATCATCGCCACCGGCCCCCTCACCTCCGGCGCCCTGGCCGAGGCCATCCGCGCCGAGACCGGCGCCGAGGCGCTTGCCTTCTTCGACGCGATCGCGCCCATCGTCTATGCCGAAAGCGTCGATATGTCGGTCGCCTGGATGCAGTCGCGCTACGACAAGGGCGAGACCGAGGACGAGCGCACCGCCTACATGAACTGCCCGATGACCCGCGACGAATACGAGGCGTTCATCGACGCGCTCCTCGCCGCAGACAAGACGGAGTTCCACGAAGGCGAGACGGCGGGCTATTTCGACGGCTGCCTGCCGATCGAGGTGATGGCCGAACGCGGGCGCGAGACGCTGCGCTTCGGCCCGATGAAGCCCGTGGGCCTGACCAATGCCCACCGGCCGGAGGTCAAGCCCTATGCCGTGGTCCAGCTCCGCCGCGACAATGCGCTCGGCACGCTCTACAACATCGTCGGCTTCCAGACGAAGATGAAGTACGGTGCGCAAACGGATGTTTTCAAACGGATCCCAGGCCTGGAGGACGCAAGTTTCGCGCGCCTCGGCGGCATCCACCGCAATACGTTCATCAATTCGCCCACGCTTCTCGACAGCCGCATGCGCCTGAAATCCCGGCCGCATGTCCGCTTTGCCGGGCAGATCACCGGCGTCGAGGGCTATGTCGAGAGCGCCGCGATGGGTCTTCTGGCCGGGCGCATGGCGGCGGCCGAGATCCTCGGCCGCGACCTGCCGCCACCCGGTCCCGAAACCGCGATGGGCGCGCTCATTACCCACATCACCGGCGGCGCGGATGCGAAGACGTTCCAGCCGATGAACGTCAATTTCGGGCTCTTCCCCCCGATCGACGCGAAGGGCGGCCGCAGGGGCCGGAAGGATCGCTACAAGGCCTATACCGACCGGGCGAAAACCGTTTTTTCGGAATGGCTTGCGGCGCAAGGCTGA
- the mnmA gene encoding tRNA 2-thiouridine(34) synthase MnmA, translating to MALDHHGLNSLGLPKPPAETRVVVAMSGGVDSSVVAAMLKEEGYDVVGVTLQLYDHGAALARKGACCAGQDIHDARRVAEAMGFPHYVLDYENMFREAVIDEFADAYLAGATPVPCIRCNERVKFKDLLATARDLDADCMATGHYIQRKMGANGPELHSAADPNRDQSYFLFSTTPEQLAYLRFPLGHLASKAETRALAAKYGLSVADKPDSQDICFVPNGDYASVIEKLRPGAADPGEIVDMDGNVLGSHRGVIHYTIGQRRGLGIGGLEDPLYVVKLDPATRRVVVGPKEALSTRTVPVREINWLGDGDFDAAAERPVHVRIRSTRPPRPAVIRPLSATTAEVELLDPEEGVSPGQACVFYDPDGSRILGGGWIWRGN from the coding sequence ATGGCGCTGGACCACCACGGACTGAATTCGCTCGGCTTGCCGAAGCCCCCCGCCGAAACGCGGGTCGTCGTCGCCATGTCGGGCGGCGTCGACAGCTCGGTCGTCGCGGCCATGCTGAAGGAGGAAGGCTACGACGTCGTCGGCGTCACCCTGCAGCTTTACGACCACGGCGCGGCGCTGGCCAGGAAGGGCGCCTGCTGCGCGGGTCAGGATATCCACGATGCCCGCCGGGTGGCCGAGGCGATGGGCTTTCCGCACTATGTCCTCGACTATGAGAACATGTTCCGCGAGGCGGTGATCGACGAATTCGCCGACGCGTATCTTGCCGGCGCGACGCCGGTGCCCTGCATTCGCTGCAACGAGCGGGTGAAGTTCAAGGATCTTCTGGCAACGGCCAGGGATCTCGACGCGGATTGCATGGCGACCGGGCACTACATCCAGCGCAAGATGGGGGCGAACGGGCCGGAACTGCATTCGGCCGCCGACCCGAACCGCGACCAGTCCTATTTCCTCTTCTCGACGACGCCGGAGCAGCTGGCCTACCTGCGCTTCCCGCTCGGCCATCTCGCCTCGAAGGCCGAGACCCGCGCGCTTGCGGCGAAGTACGGGCTTTCGGTCGCCGACAAGCCCGACAGTCAGGACATCTGCTTCGTGCCGAACGGCGACTACGCGAGCGTGATCGAAAAGCTGCGCCCCGGCGCGGCCGATCCGGGCGAGATCGTCGACATGGACGGCAATGTCCTCGGCAGCCACCGGGGCGTCATCCACTACACGATCGGCCAGCGCCGCGGTCTCGGCATCGGCGGGCTCGAGGATCCGCTCTACGTGGTCAAGCTCGACCCCGCGACCCGGCGCGTCGTCGTCGGGCCGAAAGAGGCGCTCTCGACCCGCACGGTTCCGGTCCGCGAGATCAATTGGCTCGGCGACGGGGACTTCGACGCGGCCGCCGAACGGCCGGTCCATGTCCGCATCCGCTCCACCCGGCCACCGCGACCGGCCGTGATCCGGCCCCTGTCGGCCACGACGGCGGAGGTCGAGCTTCTCGACCCCGAAGAGGGCGTCAGCCCCGGCCAGGCTTGTGTCTTCTACGACCCGGACGGCAGCCGCATTCTCGGCGGCGGCTGGATCTGGCGCGGAAACTGA
- a CDS encoding iron-sulfur cluster assembly scaffold protein, with protein MSDTDLIKLYSQRILALAADIPHARRLDHPTATARKRSPLCGSTVTVDVVVKDGRIVDYGQDVKACALGQASAALSGAHMIGRSREEVERARDELRAMLKEGGPVPSAPFTGYEVLEPARDYKNRHASILLALEATAEALAEAEAAA; from the coding sequence ATGAGCGACACCGATCTCATCAAGCTCTATTCGCAGCGCATCCTCGCGCTCGCCGCCGACATCCCGCATGCGCGGCGGCTCGACCACCCGACGGCGACGGCGCGGAAGCGCTCGCCGCTCTGCGGCTCCACCGTGACGGTCGATGTGGTCGTGAAGGACGGCCGGATTGTCGACTACGGCCAGGACGTGAAGGCGTGCGCCCTGGGGCAGGCCTCCGCGGCGCTCTCGGGCGCGCACATGATCGGACGGAGCCGGGAAGAGGTCGAACGCGCGCGCGACGAGCTTCGCGCCATGCTGAAGGAGGGCGGGCCGGTGCCCTCCGCCCCCTTCACCGGCTACGAGGTGCTGGAGCCCGCGCGCGACTACAAGAACCGCCACGCCTCGATCCTTCTCGCGCTCGAAGCGACCGCCGAGGCGCTGGCCGAGGCCGAAGCGGCCGCCTGA
- the ctrA gene encoding response regulator transcription factor CtrA produces MRILLVEDDPTTSRSIELMLTHANLNVYCTDLGEEGIDLAKLYDYDLILLDLNLPDMNGHEVLRQLRMAKIDTPILILTGADDTENKIRGFGFGADDYMTKPFHREELVARIHAIIRRSKGHSQSIIKTGKIAVNLDAKTVDVAGTPVHLTGKEYQMLELLSLRKGTTLTKEMFLNHLYGGMDEPELKIIDVFICKLRKKLSEATSGDNYIETVWGRGYVLREPSESSEPRKIAVGA; encoded by the coding sequence ATGAGAATCCTGTTGGTAGAGGACGATCCCACCACGTCCCGCAGTATCGAGTTGATGCTGACCCATGCCAATCTGAATGTCTATTGCACCGATCTCGGGGAAGAAGGCATCGATCTGGCGAAGCTCTATGACTACGATCTGATCCTGCTCGATCTCAACCTGCCGGACATGAACGGGCATGAGGTGCTGCGCCAGCTTCGCATGGCGAAGATCGACACGCCGATCCTGATCCTGACCGGCGCCGACGATACCGAAAACAAGATCCGCGGCTTCGGGTTCGGCGCCGACGACTACATGACCAAGCCCTTCCACCGGGAGGAGCTGGTGGCGCGGATCCATGCGATCATCCGCCGCTCCAAGGGGCATTCCCAGTCGATCATCAAGACCGGCAAGATCGCGGTCAACCTCGACGCCAAGACCGTCGATGTCGCGGGGACGCCGGTGCATCTGACGGGCAAGGAATACCAGATGCTGGAGCTTCTCAGCCTCCGCAAGGGCACGACGCTGACGAAGGAGATGTTCCTCAATCACCTCTATGGCGGCATGGACGAGCCGGAGTTGAAGATCATCGACGTGTTCATCTGCAAGCTCAGGAAGAAACTGTCCGAGGCGACGAGCGGCGACAACTACATCGAGACGGTCTGGGGGCGCGGTTACGTGCTGCGTGAACCGAGCGAGTCGAGCGAGCCGCGAAAGATCGCGGTCGGGGCCTGA
- the recG gene encoding ATP-dependent DNA helicase RecG — protein sequence MSRPAILFPLFAELDTLEGVGEKTAKHFAQMGVERPRDLLFTLPYAGVDRRLKRTIRDCVPPATVTVEVEVGAHVPARRKGGPARVFVRDAETEFQLVFFHAKPDYLQKQLPTGQRRVVSGKVEIFDGLAQMVHPDHILRPEDARDLPEFEPVYPLTAGITLKLMQKAVAATLARVPDLADWIDPALKAREKWPGWAEAIRAAHAPGTMSDLAAEAPARQRLAYDELFAHQLTLALARASLRRGKGRASVATGRYQRKVLAALPYRPTGAQERAMGEIAADMAADKRMSRLLQGDVGSGKTLVAFMALLVAVEAGGQGVMMAPTEILARQHLESLRPLAEDAGVVLEVLTGRDKGGERAAKLAALKDGRIHILVGTHAVFQKDVAFHDLRLAIIDEQHRFGVAQRMELAAKGLTADVLVMTATPIPRSLSLAQYGDMDVSILDEKPAGRKPVKTALVSSGRYDEVVGHLRQAVAEGRQAYWVCPLVEESELVDLTAAEDRFRALRVSLGEGVVGLVHGQMPPSEKDAAMAAFAEGRTKVLVATTVIEVGVNVPNASIMVIERAEIFGLAQLHQLRGRVGRGAAESTCLMMYQPPLNDGAERRLAILRETEDGFRIAEEDLAMRGAGDLIGTAQSGLPRFRIADLERQAALLAVAQSDARKLLADDPGLTSRRGEAARVLLWLMAQDRAIRLIKVG from the coding sequence ATGAGCCGTCCGGCGATCCTCTTCCCGCTTTTCGCGGAACTGGACACGCTGGAGGGCGTCGGCGAAAAAACGGCGAAGCATTTCGCGCAGATGGGCGTGGAGCGGCCGCGCGACCTTCTCTTCACGCTGCCCTATGCCGGCGTGGACCGGCGCCTGAAACGCACGATCCGCGACTGCGTTCCACCGGCGACGGTCACGGTCGAGGTCGAGGTCGGCGCCCATGTTCCGGCGCGGCGCAAGGGCGGGCCGGCAAGGGTTTTCGTCCGCGACGCGGAGACGGAGTTCCAGCTCGTCTTCTTCCACGCGAAACCGGACTATCTCCAAAAACAATTGCCTACGGGGCAAAGACGAGTCGTTTCCGGCAAGGTCGAGATCTTCGACGGCCTCGCCCAGATGGTCCATCCCGACCATATCCTGCGGCCCGAGGACGCGCGCGACCTGCCGGAATTCGAACCGGTCTATCCCCTGACCGCCGGCATCACGCTGAAGCTGATGCAGAAGGCGGTGGCGGCGACCCTGGCGCGCGTGCCGGACCTTGCTGACTGGATCGACCCCGCCCTGAAGGCCCGCGAGAAATGGCCGGGCTGGGCCGAGGCGATCCGCGCCGCCCATGCGCCGGGCACAATGTCCGACCTTGCCGCCGAGGCGCCGGCACGCCAGCGGCTTGCCTATGACGAGTTGTTCGCCCATCAGCTGACGCTGGCCTTGGCACGTGCCTCTCTCCGCCGGGGCAAGGGGCGGGCGAGTGTCGCGACCGGAAGGTATCAGCGCAAGGTCCTGGCCGCACTTCCCTACCGTCCGACGGGCGCGCAGGAGCGTGCGATGGGCGAGATCGCCGCCGACATGGCCGCCGACAAGCGGATGAGCCGGCTTTTGCAGGGCGATGTCGGCTCCGGCAAGACGCTGGTGGCCTTCATGGCGCTTCTCGTCGCGGTGGAGGCGGGCGGGCAGGGGGTGATGATGGCGCCGACCGAGATCCTTGCCCGGCAGCACCTCGAAAGCCTGCGGCCGCTCGCCGAGGATGCCGGCGTGGTGCTGGAGGTTCTGACTGGCCGCGACAAGGGGGGCGAGCGGGCGGCGAAATTGGCCGCGCTGAAGGACGGCAGGATCCACATCCTCGTCGGCACCCATGCCGTCTTTCAGAAGGATGTCGCGTTCCATGATCTGAGGCTGGCGATCATCGACGAACAGCACCGGTTCGGTGTGGCGCAGCGGATGGAACTGGCGGCGAAAGGGCTGACGGCGGACGTGCTGGTGATGACGGCGACGCCGATCCCGCGCTCGCTCAGCCTCGCGCAATACGGCGACATGGATGTGTCGATCCTCGACGAGAAGCCGGCGGGGCGGAAGCCGGTGAAGACCGCGCTCGTTTCGTCCGGGCGCTATGACGAGGTGGTCGGTCATCTGCGCCAGGCCGTCGCCGAGGGGCGGCAGGCCTATTGGGTCTGCCCGCTTGTCGAGGAAAGCGAACTCGTCGACCTGACGGCGGCCGAGGACCGGTTCAGGGCGCTCCGCGTGTCGCTGGGCGAGGGCGTGGTCGGCCTCGTCCACGGCCAGATGCCGCCGTCCGAAAAGGACGCCGCGATGGCCGCCTTCGCGGAAGGCCGGACCAAGGTGCTGGTGGCGACGACGGTGATCGAGGTCGGCGTCAACGTGCCCAATGCCTCGATCATGGTGATCGAGCGGGCGGAGATCTTCGGCCTCGCCCAACTGCATCAGCTTCGGGGCCGGGTGGGGCGCGGTGCCGCCGAATCGACCTGCCTGATGATGTACCAGCCGCCGCTGAACGACGGCGCCGAGCGGCGGCTGGCCATCCTGCGCGAGACCGAGGACGGGTTCCGGATCGCGGAGGAGGATCTGGCGATGCGGGGGGCGGGCGATCTCATCGGCACCGCGCAATCGGGCCTGCCGCGGTTCCGCATCGCGGATCTGGAACGGCAAGCCGCGCTTCTGGCCGTGGCCCAGAGCGATGCGCGCAAGCTTCTGGCCGACGATCCCGGCCTGACGTCCAGGCGGGGCGAAGCGGCGCGGGTGCTTCTGTGGCTGATGGCGCAGGACCGGGCGATCCGGCTGATCAAGGTCGGATGA
- the hisI gene encoding phosphoribosyl-AMP cyclohydrolase — MPFDPATLVYDDRGLIPVVAQDHGSGEVLMLAWMNAEAVARTLSTGRVTYWSRSRGAFWVKGETSGHVQKLVEMRLDCDRDCLLALVEQTGPACHTNRRSCFFTAVRDGGEVEIMAPEA; from the coding sequence ATGCCCTTCGACCCCGCGACATTGGTTTATGACGACCGTGGCCTCATCCCCGTGGTCGCGCAGGATCACGGTTCGGGCGAGGTGCTGATGCTGGCTTGGATGAATGCGGAGGCGGTGGCGCGGACGCTGTCGACGGGGCGGGTGACCTACTGGTCGCGGTCGCGGGGCGCCTTCTGGGTGAAGGGCGAAACCTCGGGCCACGTGCAGAAGCTGGTCGAGATGCGGTTAGACTGCGACCGCGATTGCCTGCTGGCGCTTGTCGAGCAGACCGGGCCGGCCTGCCACACCAACCGCCGGAGCTGCTTTTTCACCGCCGTTCGGGATGGCGGCGAGGTCGAGATCATGGCGCCCGAGGCCTGA
- the ligA gene encoding NAD-dependent DNA ligase LigA yields MVAVAELNAAQAGAEWQRLAAAVARANQAYHTEDAPEISDADYDALKRRLQAIETRFPELASAGSPTGQVGAAPSETFAKVRHAVRMLSLENAFEPEEITDFDDRIRRYLNLGPDAALIYTAEPKIDGLSLSLRYVGGRLVQAATRGDGETGENVTENARTIADIPTTLSGAPEVLEVRGEVYMSHADFAALNARQEAAGAKTFANPRNAAAGSLRQLDAAITAARPLRFFAYAWGEHSEPLAPTQMEAIARLGALGFVTNPLTRRCDGPSALLDAYREIEQKRATLGYDIDGVVYKVDELSLQHRLGYRSTTPRWAIAHKFPAELAWTRLEAIDIQVGRTGALSPVARLLPVTVGGVVVSNATLHNEDYIAGRSASGEAIRGGKDIRPGDWVQVYRAGDVIPKIADVDLSKRPVDAAPYVFPTTCPECGSDAVREEGDAVRRCTGGLICPAQAVEKLKHFVSRAAFDIEGLGARQIEMFFADETLPIREPADIFTLAARDAAHLSKLKNRDGFGEKSVTNLFQAIEERRTIPLNRLIFALGIRHVGESAANLLARNYGTWAAFEAAMTAATVGEGPEWEALTAIDGVGAVLAASVVNSFHQEAERASIDRLVAHLDVQEVARPRTDGSPVAGKTVVFTGTLEKMTRAEAKARAEALGAKVAGSVSTKTDLVVAGPGAGSKAKQAEALGVEMIDEDAWLRLIGG; encoded by the coding sequence ATGGTGGCGGTCGCGGAGCTGAACGCGGCGCAGGCGGGGGCGGAATGGCAGCGGCTGGCAGCGGCGGTGGCGCGGGCGAACCAAGCCTACCACACGGAGGACGCGCCGGAGATATCTGATGCCGACTACGACGCGCTGAAGCGGCGGCTTCAGGCAATTGAGACGCGGTTTCCGGAGCTTGCCTCGGCCGGAAGCCCGACCGGTCAGGTGGGCGCGGCCCCGTCCGAAACCTTTGCGAAAGTGCGCCATGCGGTGCGGATGCTCAGCCTGGAAAACGCGTTCGAGCCGGAGGAGATCACCGATTTCGACGACCGCATCCGGCGCTACCTGAACCTCGGCCCCGACGCGGCCCTGATCTACACGGCGGAGCCGAAGATCGACGGGCTGTCGCTCTCTTTGCGCTACGTCGGCGGGCGGCTGGTTCAGGCCGCGACGCGGGGAGATGGCGAGACCGGCGAGAACGTGACCGAGAACGCCCGCACGATCGCCGATATCCCGACGACGCTCTCCGGCGCGCCCGAGGTGCTGGAAGTCCGGGGCGAGGTCTATATGAGCCATGCCGACTTCGCCGCGCTGAACGCGCGGCAGGAGGCGGCCGGCGCCAAGACCTTCGCCAATCCGCGCAACGCCGCCGCAGGCTCGCTCCGCCAGCTCGACGCGGCGATCACCGCCGCGCGGCCGCTCAGGTTTTTCGCCTATGCCTGGGGAGAACATTCCGAACCGCTGGCCCCGACGCAGATGGAAGCCATCGCCCGGCTGGGCGCGCTCGGTTTCGTCACGAACCCGCTGACGCGCCGCTGCGACGGACCGTCGGCCCTTCTCGATGCCTATCGCGAGATCGAGCAGAAGCGCGCGACGCTCGGCTACGATATCGACGGGGTGGTCTACAAGGTCGACGAACTGTCGCTGCAACACCGGCTCGGCTACCGCTCCACCACCCCTCGCTGGGCCATCGCCCACAAGTTCCCCGCCGAACTGGCCTGGACGCGGCTTGAGGCGATCGACATCCAGGTCGGGCGCACCGGCGCGCTGTCACCGGTGGCGCGGCTCCTGCCGGTGACGGTCGGCGGCGTCGTCGTCTCGAACGCGACCTTGCACAACGAGGATTACATCGCCGGCCGTTCGGCAAGCGGAGAGGCGATCCGGGGCGGCAAGGACATCCGCCCCGGCGACTGGGTGCAGGTCTACCGCGCCGGCGACGTGATCCCGAAGATCGCCGATGTGGACCTTTCCAAGCGCCCCGTCGATGCGGCGCCTTACGTCTTTCCCACCACCTGCCCTGAATGCGGGTCGGATGCCGTGCGCGAGGAGGGCGATGCGGTTCGCCGCTGCACCGGCGGTCTCATCTGCCCCGCGCAGGCCGTTGAAAAGCTGAAGCATTTCGTCTCCCGCGCGGCGTTCGACATCGAGGGGCTCGGCGCCAGGCAGATCGAGATGTTCTTTGCCGACGAGACGCTGCCGATCCGGGAGCCTGCCGATATCTTCACCCTCGCCGCGCGCGATGCGGCCCACCTTTCGAAGCTGAAGAACCGCGACGGCTTCGGCGAGAAATCCGTGACGAACCTCTTCCAGGCGATCGAGGAACGGCGGACGATCCCGCTCAACCGGCTGATCTTCGCGCTCGGCATCCGCCATGTCGGCGAAAGTGCCGCGAACCTTCTGGCGCGGAACTACGGCACATGGGCGGCGTTCGAGGCGGCGATGACCGCCGCGACGGTCGGCGAGGGGCCGGAATGGGAGGCGCTGACCGCCATCGACGGCGTGGGTGCCGTTTTGGCCGCCTCGGTCGTCAACAGCTTTCACCAGGAGGCCGAGCGCGCCTCCATCGACCGGCTGGTGGCCCATCTCGACGTTCAGGAGGTCGCGCGCCCCCGCACGGACGGCAGCCCGGTCGCCGGAAAGACCGTCGTCTTCACCGGTACGCTCGAAAAGATGACGCGCGCCGAGGCCAAGGCGCGGGCCGAGGCATTGGGCGCGAAGGTGGCGGGGTCGGTGTCGACCAAGACCGACCTTGTCGTCGCGGGACCGGGTGCGGGATCGAAGGCCAAGCAGGCCGAAGCACTCGGGGTCGAGATGATCGACGAGGACGCCTGGCTGAGGCTGATCGGCGGATGA